The genome window GCACCGGCGTGGATAGTTGCCAGATAGTAAACACGTCGCTTATCAGAAACATTCTTGTCCCGTTTGATAACTCAAAGCACGCGGTGCGGGCGTTTGGACACGCGCTTGATCTGGCAAGAAAGTATCACTCCTCGATAATACTGATAACTGTAACAGACGAGGACCAGACAATGCAGTGGCTCAATGACACGCCAAGCAGACAGCACGGAATGGACAAAAGCAGGAACTCGGAATTTAAGAGAATATTCAAGATATTGGAAACGCAGGCTGCAAAATTCCAGATTCATTTTGAGGCAATGATTCTAGAGTCCAGCACCATTGCAGAGTCGATAATTTCATTTGCCACAAAAAAGAACATCGACTATATTGTAATGGGAACGCACGGGAACGGGATGGTAAAAGAAATGATGTTAGGAAGGGTGTCAACAAACATAGCGCTAAACGCGCACTGTCCTGTGGTTTTAGTAAAATAATGGTTGTCTCTTTGATTCGTTTTCCGTGATTCGCACCTTGACGAGTTTCTTAACCAATGCGGCAGGAGGCGGTTTGTTGGCTGGAAAGTTTATGGCGGCCCTGGGTGCTGCAGTCTTGATAGTCTTGCGAATCTTTGCAAGCGCGGCTCGTGCATCATCCGGCAGCCGCAAGGCAATCATCCACAGTCTTAATTTTTGTCATAACAATTTCCCCATTACGCTTGTTTAATCTTCTTTTTGTAATATTTCTTTTTTGACAGCATAAATTCATACAGCATATTTAGAAAAAGTGCAACTCAAACTCTCATTCCACAAATCACAGTCATCCAGTGAAGAGTGAAATGACCCTATAATAAAAAAACGAATTGTGCCAAAAATGGCATTATTGAAGAAAACTCGGGATTCTCTTCAAACGAGATGAAATTGAAAGACTTCCTGAACCTGCCACTATTATGAACAGCACCATTGCAAGTAGTGCCAAATCATAATCCCAGCCGCCCTTTGCTATGAAAAACCCCTTTTCCCATCTGATGTGAAATATTGCATCAACCAAAATTATGCCAAATATTGCACCAGTTATTCTGGTCAACACTCCAACAATCAGAGCTATTCCACCAATGGTTTCAGCTAGTGCGATTGGAATTTGCAGCTCAGGCGGAAGCCCAAAGCCCATCAACAGGTCTCTCCAGACGGGGTCAAATTTTTGCAAACCATATGCAATAAAGATGACGCCGACCGAAGATCTGATTCCCCAATAGGTTATCTCGTGTAACCTACTGGTTTTTGCGACATTTTCGCTTAAACTTGTACTCATTGATTTGATGAAGTAATGCCAGATACAAAAACACCCAACTTTACAATTGTAAAATATGATCATCTGAAATATAAAACTCGTACTTTACGATTGTAAAAATCAAAAAATAAGAAAATGCTTTTACTCACATTCCGGCAAACTGTGTGCCTAAAAGTGATTCAAGCAGATTCGTCATCTCGGGGTTTTGTCCTACATATAGAACAATTAGTTTGCCTTTTGTGTAAAAGTGCGGCGTGTCAATCCAGCGAATTATGCTGGTTCCAATCTCGGTGCCGTCCTCTGATACCGTAAGACTTGATGCTTGTGCATCAGATTCGCTTTGGAACTCAAAGACTTGAACATCTGCGCCTCCAACCGATATGACCTGGGTTGGAACAGAAAATGACGAGCTTTCGGCTGCAATCTCTTCAACATGCTCTACCAGAATACCGCGTGACTTGATGGCTTCAACCAACGACGCATAATCGATGACTTCTCCTTCAAACGGTGCGACTGGACTGTCATGAGACGGTAGTTTGGGCTGTGGTTTTAGTACGTATTGGTTATTCAACTCGTCCCATGTCTCGTCGGTCACCGCAGATATTACAGAACCTTCTGAAATCAGAATTTGCATTTCATGAGGCGTGAGCGCTTGTGTTAGCATCTGCCCCTCCCTATTTCCAAATCCACCGTGTGCTGACGTGAATTGTATCACTACCTCATATTCTTGTGGATTTGACATGGCAGTAACACCGACCAAATCTACAGTATCTGCGATTCCGTCAAAAGTAAATGTAGGCGATCCCTCGCGAACAAATCGCTGAGCAATGTCAATTGCTTTTCCTTCTTCTACATCTTGTACGGTTGGCGGGATTGTAGTCGGGGCGGTTTGGGCCGGAATGAAATACACACCAGCTACACCTGCAGCAATAACTCCGATTATTGCCGCAGTTATGGCAAATTTTTTGTGTTTTAGATGTTGTGACATTTTGTTGTCTAAGGAAAAATAATCCCTTAGGACTATAACCTTTGATTAAATTTGATTTTAACCAGAAAACTTATCTAGTAAAAATGAAGGGTCGCGTAAAAGCGTCGATTGTTCCAAGATAGTTGCAATTCTTGCACAAATAAAATATAGTTCCGTTTGAATGACTCGCAAATTTTTGAGGTTCTGCCTTTGTGCAGTTGGGCCTTCTCAAATCATGTCGTGTATTCACGTTTTATTTATACAGAATTTTCATAAAAAGACGCCAGTAAATCCAATCAAGAAAATTTTGTGGCCCAAAGGTTTGCATCCATAGTAACAGACTGGCACGGATAAAAACGGCGAAAAGCCATTGTGTGGCTCAGAATGCCACTGTATGATTTTTTACTGCAGGCAAGCAAAACTTAGTTGAATTTTTTTCTTATTTTCAGAACTATGATGGCTGGAACTACAAAATACATCCCCACATTGAGCAGAATTATACCAATACCATACCCCAGCATTTCCTGCTCAGAATCAATGTCCACATAGTTAAGTAGTGATAAAGTCGTAAGCATCGGTGTAATTGCCATCGTGACTATTCCCTTAAAGAAAGAGTTTTGTCGTTCCCAATCAGCTACTGTTGGGCTGAAGATATAGTAAAAATTGTTAAATGCACCCATAAACGCAGAACCAGAACCTGTGTTAATGACCGCATTATCTCTTATCTCCCTTAGTAGTTGAACTTGAGGTGTGAATTCAGAACCATATGTTGCAGTAGCAATTAGACACCCGCCACCATTTTCTTGAGGGATAGCACCTTCCTCGTTTTCTTGTATAGTTTCAGGCGGCGGCAATTGAACTGGCGGCTCTGGGATTATTGCAGAAGCGTCAATTTGTGTTCCAATAATTTCTATTTCTGTAGTACCCATTACAAAAGGAATTACAAGTGTTCGATCAGTAATGCTAACCATTTCTTCAAAGACCACTTCTTCTCCCTCAACCAAGACAAAAAAATCATCATCAATATCATCCATTTTTGAATCTAGGAAATCTCTTGGCAGTGTTATTGTCAGCGTACCATCATCTACTGCCTCCAACATTATTATCAAAGAGCTAAAGAATTCATCTGTCTCAATAGCACTTACAGTTCCTCCTTGTATGTTGTAAGTCAGATTTTCCTTATCGACCTGCTCTGCAGAAGCAACCATGACAGACAGTGAGGCATAAGAGGCCAGTAGAAAGACAATTGTGAGAATTGCTATAGGTTTAAAATAAAAATTTGAATAGTTTAACAACATTAGCGGCACGTAATTGTTAATGTTAAAACTTGACAATTTGCCCCGTTCCATCCATAATGTGTTTGTTTGATATCTTACTTTGCTGGCTCAGACTAAAGCTTGCAGATCCTTGCATCATATTGTTTTTCAGTTCATTAGCTTCAATTGCCAGTAGAATGGTGCTAACATTTTCATCGGCATCAATTACCTGCCCAATTATCATCAGCGTATCCTGTGCAGGTCCTTTGATGAGCCTTGCCTTTCCAAACACAATATCATACGCAACAGAGTCTCCAACTAAAATTTCCCCACCTGTTACTTTGAATTTTGCTACATTATCTCTTGTAACTACATTCTCAAGAAACACTGAACCTATTATTGTTCCATCATCTGTTTGCCCCTCAAAGGATGCATTAAACGAATTTTTTTGGCTGTCCTCTTGTACATTTCCTGGAAGATGATAACTTCCCTGCTCAAGTTTTTCTAAAAGAGGTTGTACTCTTGTCTTTTTTATTTTTTGCTCAAGCTCTTCTATGATTACTTCTGATTTTATTTCTGCTATGGTTTCTCTTTCAGACATTGTTTCTCCAATGTTAATTCCAGTTAGTGCCATACTCTGAGCAGTATCAAGACCAATTTGTCGCATTTTAGATGCAATTCCCATTTTACCTGACATTTCTCGCCCAACTTCCGGTTCACCTAGTGAGCCTGTCCTTGTAGTATTATCAAATCCTCGCTGGCTCATTTTCTCTGCAATAGCCAATCCTCTTTTCTGCATCGCTTCTGCAATAACCGGTTCTCTTTGTTTCATCATTTCTGCAATAGCTAATCCTCTTTTCTGCATCGTTTCTGCAATCTCAAGTCCACGTCCTTTGAGTTTTTGTTCAGTATCTGATTCTTCTTTTTCCTCCTCTACTTGCTCTTCTTTGGGTGGTTGTTCTTCGATTGGCTGTGTTTTTTCTTCTTGTTCTAAAGAAAGTGCCATTGCGCCTACATTAACAAGTGGTTCTGCCATGCCATCTGGATCACCAGAGCTAGAATATCCATCACTTCCCGAAGCGGAAAATCCCATATCAATAATAGCTTGTCGTACCTTTCTTACATCATCTGCATTTTGTGGTTTTGGATTTTCTGAAAGATACAGTGCAACGGTTCCTGTAACATGAGGAGCTGCTACACTCGTACCACTTTGTGTGTTGTATCCACCATTTGCCCAAGTTGAACGAATACAAGCGCCAGGAGCTGCTAGCTCAATTTCTCTTCCATAATTTGAAAAAAACGCAAATGTGTCATCGTCGTCGTTTATGCAACCACTGATCGCCTTTGAGCCGGGGTTGCCATCAAAGTCGGTTATTGCAGAAACAGTGATCACATCCGGATGATTTGCGGGACTAAATGTCGAAACATCCTTTGCCTCATTTCCAGCAGCTACAACATAGACTATGCCTCTACTTATTGATCTTGATATTGCGTCATCAAGCGCTTCACTTTGGCACTCACAGCCAAGACTCAGGTTTACAACTTCAACCTCAACAGCATTTTCAGTTACATAATCTATTCCTGCAATAAGCCAAGACATCCACCCCGTACCATCATCACCAAGAACCTTTACTGACCAAATGGTAGTGCCCGGAGCTGTTCCAACTACGCCTTGGTCATTATCAATTGCAGCCACAACTCCCGCAACATGAGTTCCGTGACCCAGCATATCATTTCCACCCCTACTACAGATTACAAATGTGTCATCGTTTGTACAATCAACACTTTTCGCAGCATTGACATGAAGATCACCATGATCAAGATCTACTCCTGAATCTACAATTGCTACATCAATTTGTATGCGTTCATCCATACCGTCAATTTTTGCAATGGATTTTTCTGCATCGATTCGATCTATACCGGTTGGCAATGTTTGTGCAAATTTAAATAAAACGTGATCCTTTTCAACGAATTTTACCCGTGGATCCTGTTTTAACTTTTCAATGACGTCGGATGGAATCTTTCCTGCAAGACCGTTGAGTGCCTTACTGTAAACAAATGCAGGAATCAAACCATGAGACCTTGCAACTTCTTGTGGTGATGTGCCTTCTTGTAAAACAACAATATATCGATCCTCGATGACTTTGGTAGCTAATGGTTCTTTAATAGTTGAAATTTGTTCTAATGCTCTTGGTTGAGATTGTGGTGGAGACGTTTGTGATGCCCTTTCTGTTTGTGTTGAGCTTGATTTTTCTTGAGGGTTTGTTTCTTTTGGTTGAGATTGTGGTGGAGACGTTTGTGATGCCCTTTCTGTTTGTGTTGAGCTTGATTTTTCTTGAGGGTTTGTTTCTTTTGGTTGAGATTGTGGCGGAGACGTTTGTGATGCCCTTTCTGTTTGTGTTGAGCTTGATTTTTCTTGAGGGTTTGTTTCTTTTGGTTGAGATTGTGGCGGAGACGTTTGTGATGCCTCTTTTGCTTTTTCTTGTGCCTGCTTTGCCGCATCAGCTTGTGCATATGCATCATCAATCATGTAAAGATCTGAATTCAAAATTAGTGATGACGAAAATAATACCGTCAATATGAGTAAAACGATTGCTTTCCTCATGTTTCCTATTCATTAATAATATTATTAAGCTGTGCTTACACTCATGTTAGTTTTATGGATGGATTTGTTAGTTTTATGGACTGATCTGTCAGTTATTGGTCTCTCTTCTGGTTTTTTACATTTGAGAATCCGCAGTCTGAGGAGTTGATTTGGAATGATCTGTTTCTAAAAATATTCTGTGAATAAAGAGAGATAACTCTTACGTAGGGAATGAAAAATTTTATGGGCTCAAAGGTTTGCGCGCATACGTAATCGATGAGAACCAGACAGGAACGGCAGAGAGTCAATTGTGAGGCTTACAACATCACTTCATTATTTTTGCCATACTTGTGAAAACTAGGATCTGTCATCTCGCCCATAGAGATTTTTATGATCATCCAAGTCTATCAATTGAATGATTTTCTCAGTCATGAAGACTCGGTATATCAAACTATGAGATTTTGTGATATGAATAGCATAACAATATCGATATTACCCATGCTTTATCTCGCCTATTTTTCTAGGATCGCCGGATGCTGCCAGATCGTTGACAGTTCTTTTAAATCCATCAATTATCGCTTTATCAGATCTGAATTTCTTTAGTTTTTTATCAATGTAAAAAGTGTCAGTGTCTATTTGCCACAATCTTAATCAGAAAGAACGTCGTCAACATGTTTCAAGTATTCATCCGCACTCTTGTATCTAGTAGTCTTTATCTTGCCCGAATCAATGTCTTCTAGAATCTTTTCAACTTTCGGATTTAGCTTGTCCATTTTGTCTTTCGCATGCGACTTCTGCATGTTGCATCTATAGTATGCGAGTCTTATAATATCTTGTATACATTACTGTGTAAGAGAAGAAAATTTTATGGGCTCAAAGGAGCTCGCTCATACGTAATCGATGGGAACTGGACAGAAACAGGCAGAAAGCGAATTGGGACGCTTGGAATATTCCTATTCTTATTTTTTATTTATCTCAATAGTAATAAACATGGAATGATGTAAAATACGTAAATGTTTTACAAATACGGTAAAGTAAATGACAAAAGCATTTGATAAGACACTTGATGCCATCGATGATTTGGAAGAAGCCATAACTGAGGCAAGAACTCAAAAACTGGTCGCGGATCCCAAAAAGGCCCAAGATCTAGATAAGATAATCTCGATTCTTGAAAAGGCATAAAATGTCATCATTGACGCTGTTGTAATATTTGAGAAGCATGAAAGGACTCTGTAAACGATTCAGATTTTCCCGTATACCCACAATTACGACATACATAAAAAACGGTTCCATTTGAGTGAGTAGCAAGCTTTTCAAGTTTCATTCCATGACATTCTGGCTTGTTAAAGTCATGCTTTGTTTGCATAACATATCATTGCAAAATTAGTATAAAAGCACATTTACTTTCATTAACTTTTAAAAAAAATGAAAGACGAGAATGGGATTTCTCTGAACAGTTAAAGAGTAGCGAGATTCAAATTGTAGAAAGCGAATTGGGACGCTTGGAATATTTCTACTTTGATTTTTTATTTGTATGAATGAAACCAAGTTTTTGATTTATGGTTGTGTTGAGTCGTATGTTGCTCCGGAATTGACTGCTGTGACTGGCTTCTTTTGACTGTGTGGAACCCAGATTTCAAAGGATCCCGTGCAGCTGCCGCCGTTTCCGTCATCTCCAAGGACAGTTATGACATACACTCTTCCGTCGCCGGTGCCTGATCTTTCCGCTCTAACCTCTGGTGGATTGAGTGTTGCATCCGGCGAGGTATCGCCATCTCCAAGTCCGTTTGTTGGCTCATCTTGGAAGATGCTTTGTATTGATATCGTTACCGCATCACCGTCCACATCGGATGTTGGCATTGCAAAGCTGATTGGTACCATTTTGTGGTTTGGAGGCCAAGCTGCTATCATTGGCACGTTACCACAAACTGGAGCATCATTTATCGGATTAATTGTAATTGAGAGGGTAGCAATGTTACTGTCTTGTGCACCATCATTTGCAACAAAGCTAAATGAATCCGCTCCATTGTAGTTTTTGTTTGGTGTGTATGAGTATGTGCCATCTGTGTTGAGTTCAAGAACTCCATTTGAGGCGCCAGAAACCAACGAATATGAAAGTGTGTCACCATCGACATCAGAGCCAGAGACAGTACCACCTACTTGAGTGTCTTCGTCGGTTATTATTGAGCTACCATCTGCGCTCGGCGGATCGTTGAGTGGTGTGACGGTGATGTCCACGCTGGCAGTGTTACTATCAAATTCACCATCATTTGCCTTGAAGGTAAACGAGTCAGCTCCATTGTAGTTTAGTGCTGGCGTATAGGTAAATGTACCATCCGTGTTGAAGACTAGATTGCCATTTGTTGGGCCCGATACCAGAATGAAGACAAGTGGATCATTTTCTGCATCGGCTGCAAGTGCGTTGTCACTCACCAGCGTGTCCTCGTTTGTAGTGATTGTAGAATCGCTTGCCTGCGGAGCTGAGTTATCACATGCATCACCCATTCCGTCACCATCGGAATCTGCTTGATCTGCATTTGCCACTAATGGACAGTTGTCAGTTTCATCTGGAATCCCATCGCCATCTACATCACAGAGGATGTTGTTTCTTGGGTTTCCAGAAGGTTCGTTTCCTGTGTATGTTGCGCCACAATAGTTGTTGAGCGTGCCAGGCGGTGTGCTCAGAATGTTGTCTATTGTGCCAGTATTGTTTATTGCTCCGCCTGCAAAGTTGTTGATTACACCATATAGGTTGTTTAGTGTTCCTTTGTTGTTAAACATCCCGTAGTTGTTGATTGTGCCAGTATTCATGCCGATTCTCCAGTTGTTGTTTATCGTGCCGCCAGCAATATTGTTGATAATTCCATGGAAATTGCGAATCGTATTGTTGTTTTGTATGGTGCCAGAGTTGTTGATTATTCCAGAGTTAAAGATCTCTGAAAAACCCCCACCGTTAATGGTGATTGTGCCATAGTTGTTGAGCGTTCCAATCACTCCAAGCGTTGTGTTTATTGATACTGTGCCATAGTTGTTGAGCGTTCCACCCCCAAAGACATTGAAACTGGCATTGCTGGCGGCTGATATTGTTCCATAATTGTCAAGAGTACCATGGATTTGCATGATGGCAAATGGTATGTGTAATGTTATGCCTGGAGAAACCGTTAGTATCTCCCCAGATCCGATGGTGGTAGAGAAACCGACAGTACATGTAGAGACACCATCCCATGATCCTCCTATTGCTCCACAAGATGGCCCATCAGAAACAGTACCACCTATTGCCGCTGCATCCTGACTAGACAAAAACCCGATTAACAAAATTCCAAAAACAATGGCTAAGAAAAACCCCTTTACCAATCAGATTTCGGATCTGGTCAAATTATTTAAGGATTATCTATAGTCCTAATGTATGAAAGTGTGTCTGCACATAACCAACAGTTTTTGATTTAGATTATCATTTCACTTTCCAAAGGAATTTTTTAATTGAAATGGAAAATCGGTGAATTTTTCATCAATAAAGAAAATTTTATGGGCCCAAAGGGCTTCGATCCCTTGGCTCACCGGTTATGAGCCGGTTACTCTACCAAGCTGAGTTATGGGCCCCAAAAAACAGATTTCTTTTGCGTATAAAAGTTATAGAGCTCGGCAGTAGTTTTCGTAACAGCTGTCAAGCAGATGGTTTTGTGCAGACAGGGATTTTTCTGCCACACGGATCAGTTCGTCGTGTCTTTCTTCAGGTATGGCATCGATGATGTTTCTCCACGTTGCCGCATGTCGTATGTCTGCCTCCATGTGGAGCCTAAAGTACTCAGTCGCCTCGCTTGCAGTGATGCTGTAGAATTTTTCCAGCCCCTCTAGCTTTGTGTGGCTTATTTTTGGAATTTCTTTTTCAAACGCATACATTGCGACTGCGCCAGATTCCAGATTTGTGATTAACTGAGATAGCTCAGACACTGCATGATTTGTCTTCTCCAGTCCAGAATAATTTACAACTTCGGTGTCATTGACGCCCAAGGAAACTGCAAAGTTTATCCACGGTTTTAGGTGCTCTGCCTCTTCTGCCTGGTTTTCCTTGATTTCGGTGATTAGTGACTCTGGGGCAAATGACGCGATTGT of Candidatus Nitrosotenuis sp. DW1 contains these proteins:
- a CDS encoding universal stress protein, producing the protein MDSCQIVNTSLIRNILVPFDNSKHAVRAFGHALDLARKYHSSIILITVTDEDQTMQWLNDTPSRQHGMDKSRNSEFKRIFKILETQAAKFQIHFEAMILESSTIAESIISFATKKNIDYIVMGTHGNGMVKEMMLGRVSTNIALNAHCPVVLVK
- a CDS encoding DoxX family protein, translated to MSTSLSENVAKTSRLHEITYWGIRSSVGVIFIAYGLQKFDPVWRDLLMGFGLPPELQIPIALAETIGGIALIVGVLTRITGAIFGIILVDAIFHIRWEKGFFIAKGGWDYDLALLAMVLFIIVAGSGSLSISSRLKRIPSFLQ
- a CDS encoding CFI-box-CTERM domain-containing protein → MVASAEQVDKENLTYNIQGGTVSAIETDEFFSSLIIMLEAVDDGTLTITLPRDFLDSKMDDIDDDFFVLVEGEEVVFEEMVSITDRTLVIPFVMGTTEIEIIGTQIDASAIIPEPPVQLPPPETIQENEEGAIPQENGGGCLIATATYGSEFTPQVQLLREIRDNAVINTGSGSAFMGAFNNFYYIFSPTVADWERQNSFFKGIVTMAITPMLTTLSLLNYVDIDSEQEMLGYGIGIILLNVGMYFVVPAIIVLKIRKKFN
- a CDS encoding S8 family serine peptidase; protein product: MRKAIVLLILTVLFSSSLILNSDLYMIDDAYAQADAAKQAQEKAKEASQTSPPQSQPKETNPQEKSSSTQTERASQTSPPQSQPKETNPQEKSSSTQTERASQTSPPQSQPKETNPQEKSSSTQTERASQTSPPQSQPRALEQISTIKEPLATKVIEDRYIVVLQEGTSPQEVARSHGLIPAFVYSKALNGLAGKIPSDVIEKLKQDPRVKFVEKDHVLFKFAQTLPTGIDRIDAEKSIAKIDGMDERIQIDVAIVDSGVDLDHGDLHVNAAKSVDCTNDDTFVICSRGGNDMLGHGTHVAGVVAAIDNDQGVVGTAPGTTIWSVKVLGDDGTGWMSWLIAGIDYVTENAVEVEVVNLSLGCECQSEALDDAISRSISRGIVYVVAAGNEAKDVSTFSPANHPDVITVSAITDFDGNPGSKAISGCINDDDDTFAFFSNYGREIELAAPGACIRSTWANGGYNTQSGTSVAAPHVTGTVALYLSENPKPQNADDVRKVRQAIIDMGFSASGSDGYSSSGDPDGMAEPLVNVGAMALSLEQEEKTQPIEEQPPKEEQVEEEKEESDTEQKLKGRGLEIAETMQKRGLAIAEMMKQREPVIAEAMQKRGLAIAEKMSQRGFDNTTRTGSLGEPEVGREMSGKMGIASKMRQIGLDTAQSMALTGINIGETMSERETIAEIKSEVIIEELEQKIKKTRVQPLLEKLEQGSYHLPGNVQEDSQKNSFNASFEGQTDDGTIIGSVFLENVVTRDNVAKFKVTGGEILVGDSVAYDIVFGKARLIKGPAQDTLMIIGQVIDADENVSTILLAIEANELKNNMMQGSASFSLSQQSKISNKHIMDGTGQIVKF
- a CDS encoding tandem-95 repeat protein is translated as MVKGFFLAIVFGILLIGFLSSQDAAAIGGTVSDGPSCGAIGGSWDGVSTCTVGFSTTIGSGEILTVSPGITLHIPFAIMQIHGTLDNYGTISAASNASFNVFGGGTLNNYGTVSINTTLGVIGTLNNYGTITINGGGFSEIFNSGIINNSGTIQNNNTIRNFHGIINNIAGGTINNNWRIGMNTGTINNYGMFNNKGTLNNLYGVINNFAGGAINNTGTIDNILSTPPGTLNNYCGATYTGNEPSGNPRNNILCDVDGDGIPDETDNCPLVANADQADSDGDGMGDACDNSAPQASDSTITTNEDTLVSDNALAADAENDPLVFILVSGPTNGNLVFNTDGTFTYTPALNYNGADSFTFKANDGEFDSNTASVDITVTPLNDPPSADGSSIITDEDTQVGGTVSGSDVDGDTLSYSLVSGASNGVLELNTDGTYSYTPNKNYNGADSFSFVANDGAQDSNIATLSITINPINDAPVCGNVPMIAAWPPNHKMVPISFAMPTSDVDGDAVTISIQSIFQDEPTNGLGDGDTSPDATLNPPEVRAERSGTGDGRVYVITVLGDDGNGGSCTGSFEIWVPHSQKKPVTAVNSGATYDSTQP
- a CDS encoding TenA family transcriptional regulator translates to MKDFFIGRMSYIYELTFKKIDNIIEEKSLLKHPFYQMWSDGKLSIDSLAGYSKEYFQMVKAVPDFVGTIASFAPESLITEIKENQAEEAEHLKPWINFAVSLGVNDTEVVNYSGLEKTNHAVSELSQLITNLESGAVAMYAFEKEIPKISHTKLEGLEKFYSITASEATEYFRLHMEADIRHAATWRNIIDAIPEERHDELIRVAEKSLSAQNHLLDSCYENYCRAL